From a single Paenibacillus sp. FSL W8-0426 genomic region:
- a CDS encoding LacI family DNA-binding transcriptional regulator: protein MNKTISDIAQLAGVAKSTVSRFLNGGSVSEDTRQRIERIIKQYNYVPNTFAQSLKAKRASIIGTVVPRLDSFATSQTLIGIDEELRSNQYQMLIANTSQDMQREIDAIYDFARQKVSGIILLAAEVTEAHLKAVDDIAIPVILVGQQHERLHSVVHNDDQAGYEMGKHVLQNGHREISYLGVTERDQAVGIHRKQGFRRAIAECPGCNVTYHESSFKMSEAAHTAEQVLNNDRSSMVVCATDNIALAVMKTAFAAKRQIPQDISVSGFGGYDITEMINPALTTVRYHYTQAGRIAASHIIRLVAGEPVEKCAVLDVELISRESVDKL from the coding sequence ATGAACAAAACGATTTCGGATATCGCCCAATTGGCGGGAGTCGCAAAGAGCACGGTTTCCCGGTTCCTCAACGGTGGATCGGTCAGCGAGGATACCCGCCAACGCATTGAGCGGATTATCAAACAATACAACTACGTCCCCAACACCTTTGCCCAAAGCTTGAAGGCCAAGCGGGCAAGCATCATCGGCACAGTTGTCCCGCGCCTGGACTCCTTTGCCACGTCCCAGACGCTGATCGGCATCGATGAGGAACTGCGCAGCAACCAATACCAGATGCTGATTGCAAACACAAGCCAGGACATGCAGCGGGAGATTGACGCCATTTACGATTTTGCCAGACAGAAAGTTTCCGGCATCATCCTGCTTGCGGCCGAGGTGACGGAAGCACATCTGAAAGCGGTGGACGACATCGCCATTCCGGTCATTTTGGTCGGACAGCAGCATGAACGGCTTCATAGCGTCGTACATAATGACGACCAGGCCGGTTATGAAATGGGCAAGCATGTGCTGCAAAACGGACATCGCGAGATCAGTTATTTGGGTGTAACCGAACGGGATCAGGCCGTGGGCATTCACCGGAAGCAAGGGTTTCGGCGTGCCATCGCGGAATGTCCAGGATGTAATGTAACCTACCATGAGTCGAGCTTTAAGATGTCGGAGGCAGCACATACGGCTGAGCAGGTGTTAAACAACGATAGGTCATCGATGGTTGTATGCGCAACAGACAATATTGCGTTGGCCGTGATGAAAACGGCTTTTGCCGCCAAAAGGCAGATTCCGCAGGATATATCCGTGAGCGGTTTCGGTGGATATGACATCACGGAGATGATCAATCCTGCGCTGACCACGGTACGATACCATTATACTCAGGCCGGGAGAATCGCGGCCAGCCACATTATCCGGCTTGTTGCGGGAGAACCGGTGGAGAAGTGCGCCGTGCTCGACGTGGAGCTGATTTCCCGAGAAAGCGTTGACAAATTATAA